tggtattaatttttttgatctttttacaGGTAAACGTGGTTTCCATCATATCTGATGGCGCTGACCTACCGAACTTCGTGTCAGACGTGGGGTCAGACGACGAGGAAGATGTGCTTGTTGACAATCTTGTGAAGACAGCTCGACAATGATTCTCCTTTTCTAACTCAAATTTCAAGGGTGGTGCAACCAAAGCTGATGTTAGCCGTATGCATGACGAAGCCGTCAAGGAGAACAACAATCGGAAAACCGCAAGAGCTAATCGGAAACTACCTGCAACCGAAGGGATCGATGCTGAGTATGTCGCCTCTATTGTCAAAAACAGCTTATCGGCAGATCTATCCAACATGGGTGATCAAATAAAGGACATTGTCTGTCTCTATGCAACTCGCAAAACCTATTTCAGAAAAAGATGGAAGACCTTCTGAGAAACTCACAGAAGGAAATTTTGGACTCCATGACCAAGTATTGCACATGTACTCACGCTCGATTACCGGTCGATGCTCGACCCGATAACACCGGAAAATCAAATGTACCGGGGGGAGACACCACATCTTTTGTTGTGTCCGATATAATCCAGGAAGCTATGCGCTTTGCTAACAAGGAGTCAACTCATACACGTCAAGTAAGCATAAAGGACAATAGGTATCATGCAAACCATGTTTGTGTATCAAACATTGTTGCTAACTCCTACGTTTTTCAGGAAACTCGAGAAAATATGGTTGGTGTTCAAAGGGGACAACCCTCAGATGAGTTACAACCTTTCTTGTCTCTTTTTCTATCAAGAACTCTGTCCATGTAATATAACCATGAATTTGTACTGAGTTGCTGCGAATGCAATTCTGGTAGGATATTTTCTCCGAGTCTCTCAGGTCTGAAGACCAAGAAGCTATGGATCCAAACCTGAATCACGGTGTAGGGACGAGGTAACATGCCTATAAATTTTCTATATGTAATCTTTTGGTGAGTCAATACTTTATTGTTAGGAGGAAGGTTAGCGAAGCACATATAAACTACAACACAGTAACATTCAACCTAGTTGGTATAGTCAGTAACTTAAGACTAACCGTGTCTTTTTTGGCCGTACACTTGTATATATTAGACTGATACCAGATGCATAAACCCCGTTCTTTTTCTAATGATTGTGTCAGGACCCACTTGAAGCGTACATGTTCAACGAAGAGGCTGACGACATCGGGGAGGTTGTGGCTGGTCAAGATACCGTAACAAACCGCAACGCTGATGGGGAAGACACggtacttaaattttttttgcttctcATATCTTTAATGCTACGAACTACCATGGTAGCTTTTATTAACAAAACGTTGAAGCTATCTGTGAAAGTTGTACTGGCTAAGAAACGTTTGTGTAGCTACACGGCTAGCTCGTAGCAAACTAATCACCTTTTTATCCACCCGTTAATTCCAACCCAAATTTTGTTTTACAATGTGCAGGTGGAACATGTAATTGCTCCTCCTCTTAACAGCACTGAGACAAGCATGGAGGATCCCACTAACGTCGTTAATGCAAATCAGGTATTTATGGTTTGTTCTATTTAGTGTAGACGAACGTATTGTGGAAGAAGTAGAGGATATGAAGGTGTTGGTGAAGTCGAGGATATGAAGGTGTTGGTGAGTGATTTGAAAGAGGAGGTTTCGGAGATGAGATCTGATATGGTTGGCTTGGCGAAGCAACTGGACTATAGTCAGCACATGCTCCAGATGTCTGCTAAAGGGAGCTCTACCGGATGTTGTAGTATATTATAAGTCTCTGACAATTATCAGGTGACGACCTAGATTGCTGCCCGTATTTGTGAAATGTTGGTTATATTGCCGTTAATACTTCATCAAACTCTAATGGTATAATATACTTAATGCATTTTCCATGAATGTAATGTATCATGTACTAGGTAATCATAGGATTATGTCACTGTCACCTATGAATTCTAAACTTTGTAGAACTTAACAATTATGTATCcatggttgttttttttttgtttttcagtaGTAAAAGAAATATTATCTGATGAATTTGCGTATCATGGTGATGGTCCTATTAGTTTTAGCACTACTAACTACATGCATACCCCTAAAACGTCTAACACCTGAGCCTTGTTTTGTTATTCAGAATATAACCACATAATTTAATTTCATTGACCAGGCTAACAAAATTAATATCCCACATGCATCACAATTTAGTCTTGTTAAATCATCAACAATGTATAAGACAATTTACGTCTGTTCTGCCAAAGTAGAATTCCATTCCAATTCTACATAACCGTTAGAACAAAATCACCCACCCCCTCGATTGTTACATATTGAAACACTCTATACGGGGTTCTGGTTTAGTAACACAAATGTAGCCGTTAAACTATTGTCTGTTCATATTTTTCCAGCCCACCTTTGCTAAACCGTTTCCATGTCGGGCTTTTTTATTAGCAATGGCAAACATGTTTATAGCAAATATGTAGCATACATTAGCAGGCTATACTGAATCCACTCCACGCCATTTTATGTTTGAATTATGCTAGTCCTGTTTTTTTCATTCTAACTAGTTTTGTAACAaacatatctataaaaaaaactctGAAGTTATAGATTTCGAgctgttatttattttttgtgtgaATGCTTCATATCTCCATGTAGATACGTAGATATTTTTTGTTAGCAATACAATATCCAACACTGACAGTTCATATTTAGATATAGACCGGTCAAATAAACGGATGGAGTTTTTATTTATAGTCACAATGCAATACATCATAATTCCTACACACCTTTATATTGGGACTTTTCGTACTAGTACTCATAAACATACGATTATCCATGAGCTAAGCCGCAAAATGATTTCACCTCTTTCCGAACAACCGTCCCTTCGCATCAAACTCCCTCCTACATACTCTTCCAACTTCTTATATTGCTTCCTTGCATGTCGCTTTGTTGTGTCCCACCCCCTTACAACGGCTGCACAAAGTCGTCATTCGAATTCGTTTCATCTGTAAAAAACTCAACATATATTGTTATTACGATCATACTATATGAATTGTAACTTTACAAATATGAGTAAGAGAAACTCACGATTTTTTCATCCCTCGAGAAGAACCATTGCTTCTTTGGCGTACCAGGTGGCCCTCTTGTTGTAGGAGGATATAAATTCATCCCACTCAAATCACCAGCCAACTCGGTCACCTCACTATTGTCTGGCACCGGGAGCACACTTCCTGTTTATACGGACCTCAGCTCTCCCACAGTATATGAAGCTAACACCAAAGACTCGACGCTAACTTTCCCTCTTATTGCCGCAGCAACAGCATGAGAACACGGCATAGCTAGCATTTGGAATTCGTAGCAGCTACAAAATTTTTTAGCAAGATCAACATGAAAACTCCCACCATTCTTGTTGCGCACTTCATACTCATCCTCCGCAATAAGGGTTACTTGGTAACCCCCACCAATTTCAAAATTTCTCGTCAGCATACTTGCAACCATGGGTGTGATAGAGCCTCTATTCTTGTTTGTGGCTTCTCGAGGGTAGCAAACCACTCCGTCAACTTGGTACGGATGAAGTCAATCAACGGTATTTCTGGGAATTCTCGAGCTTCACGCAGCACGGCATTCCAAGACTCTGCCAAGTTGCTCGTCATGATATTGTAACGGTTCCCAGGAAAATGTGCTCTTGCCCAATGCTCCAAACCGATTTCCAGAATATACTCTGCGCACCTTGCATCCATGTTCTTTTAATGTCGTTGAAAATGCTATAGAAGTCTTGCATCCTGAAAGTCCGCGCCGCCTTTGCAACGAGATACTCCAAGTGTCGTGCTCTGAAATTTGAACGTATGTTCCTCTTCAAATGCACTACGCAAATGCAATGCCCTGCTGTTGGATACACCTGTATTTCGACaacaatataaatttatcagTGTTCAATGAACTTTTTATtcaataattatgtcttcatttTAACATGCTACGAATTATATTACtggataatataaaaattacctTGCTAACCCCCTTGGATATCGATGGGTGCCTATCAGAGACAAACACCAACCCCTCGTAACCATTAACAAATGTTGTCATCTGCTGAATAAACCACTCCCAAGACGAGTCATTCTCACTATCCACGATTGCAAATGCTAGCGGGAATATTTGGTAGTTGCCATCCTGGGCAGATGCTGTAAGCAAGCAACCCGCGTATTTACCCTTCAAATGTGTACCATCAACGACGATAACCTTCCTCATATACTCATAACCCTGAATAGAAGCACCAAATGCCACAAACATGTACTTGAAACGTTCGCCTCCGCTGTCAATTGTTTCTGTAAAAAGGCTTGTGATGGTCCCTGGATTTGCAACAACTAGCCGCTTCAGATAGTTTGGGAGCTGAAGGTAAGATGAAGTCGTGGTGCCCTTGACCTTGCTAATGGCAACGTCCCTTGAACGCCACGCTTTCCAGTACGATATATCTACATGATGATCACCATTCATCATCTGTTTTATTTCTCGGGGTCTTGGTCCGGTGCAAGCTCCGCCAAACTTGGTCCTCAAGAGCTCGCCGATAACAGTTGTTGTTGCTTGCCTTTGATAGCCACCTCGGTCGTCAATGGAACAAGAGTGTTTCGCATCCTTCAGCTTAACGGCATATACTCTCAAAGGGCAACTCTCTCCGCAGCACTCAAGAACCATCAACCCTGGTTCTGATTTCCTACTCCTGAAACGAAATTTCTTGTTTATTGCGTGAACCGCCATGTACTGTCTGAACGCGTCCCGGTTCCTGAATATCATGCATGTTGCCACCTCGCCATCGTAGTCTCCAATTTCGCCTGCAAAAGATATTGTTAGACTCTTTTATTGGACGTTCATTAAATTCAGTGTCTATTTGCAAATGCAAATATAAAGCTCCACTGAATTTTAACATGACTACCCTTCCTATTCAAAAAACACGGGGTCTAAATGAAAAAACCAAAATgctaaattttatgtttagatgctaaataaaaactaacaaCGATGCATACTATGATCAGTTAACAAGTTATATGATGaccaataaatttttattagcaAGTTACACACGACTATCTTATACAATAATGGTCAATCTAGAGTACAAAATAAATGTAGTTACACCATAGCATAATGAAACAGCAGTCGGCAAAACATTGTAGGTGATACAAACGGACTGGTTTGATACATTTGATAAACTTTATTTTAGCAGTCTAGACCGGAGAAAAACTTGAACAACCCAGTGGAGCAAATGTTACATCATTCTAAAACTTGCCAAAACACGAAACCAGATGATAACCAAAATATTAGCAAGCTAACACAAATGCAAATATAAACATCCGACTTCTCCATACGGAAAACAATAGCATAATCAAACAGCAGCGCGCCAAACATTATAGTTGATACAAATTGACTGGTTTGGTACATTAGATAAATCTTAGGTTAGCCGTCTAGACCTTGGAAAAACTTGAACAACCCTGACATAGGAAGTGTTACATAATTATAAAACTTGCCAAAAgacaaccccccccccccatgataatcaaaatattaGCAAACCAACACAAACGCAATTCCGAACATCCGACATATCCATATGAAAAAGAGGTACTTGATGTAATTGAATCGTattctgtgggaaccgaaattcgcactgtcgatttccgtttaaataaggaaactaggaaaaccctaatttcccagaggtcccggatctctgcgagagccaacgacaagtgaccgaatatatgcggaaGTCATGAAAAgttaacaaacgagtttagagaaaacagtagatcttatttcgagtccgcgtaagagcgttgcgatcattacaagagatcataaaagctttggccgcaaaggctgtcagcgatttacttagttctagcggcctaaaagctcaaacctagttgagtcgcagctcgataagaaaagacaaaaaagatacataaaaggtttttgattgatttcggactgaaccttgttaaaggctgcctacatacccctttcgaggatcaagccgaacgtagttaaattgatagagctggacaagagaccgaactgcctgggcgagttcatatagtaattgagtgccagtcata
This genomic interval from Brassica napus cultivar Da-Ae chromosome A6, Da-Ae, whole genome shotgun sequence contains the following:
- the LOC111198904 gene encoding uncharacterized protein LOC111198904; protein product: MIFRNRDAFRQYMAVHAINKKFRFRSRKSEPGLMVLECCGESCPLRVYAVKLKDAKHSCSIDDRGGYQRQATTTVIGELLRTKFGGACTGPRPREIKQMMNGDHHVDISYWKAWRSRDVAISKVKGTTTSSYLQLPNYLKRLVVANPGTITSLFTETIDSGGERFKYMFVAFGASIQGYEYMRKVIVVDGTHLKGKYAGCLLTASAQDGNYQIFPLAFAIVDSENDSSWEWFIQQMTTFVNGYEGLVFVSDRHPSISKGVSKVYPTAGHCICVVHLKRNIRSNFRARHLEYLVAKAARTFRMQDFYSIFNDIKRTWMQGAQSIFWKSVWSIGQEHIFLGTVTIS